One segment of Methanofollis fontis DNA contains the following:
- a CDS encoding nucleotidyltransferase family protein encodes MAAPLQTDDFRRLQERSAWTGEHFGVQRIGIFGSVARGENTPTSDIDILVEFSRGKATFRNFMALI; translated from the coding sequence ATGGCCGCTCCTCTCCAGACCGACGACTTCAGGCGATTGCAGGAGCGATCGGCCTGGACAGGAGAGCACTTTGGCGTGCAGCGGATCGGGATCTTTGGCTCGGTTGCCAGGGGGGAGAATACCCCGACGAGCGATATCGACATCCTCGTCGAATTTTCGAGGGGAAAGGCAACGTTCCGGAACTTCATGGCCCTGATCG